A single Flavobacterium sp. 1 DNA region contains:
- a CDS encoding LytTR family DNA-binding domain-containing protein — protein sequence MNTKIKCLLLDDELPGLTYLKMLCEQIPELEVIKAFNDPQKLLDEVPKLDFDLCISDIEMPGIDGLTLANLLQNKLIIFTTAYKNYAAEAFDINAVDYITKPVTKERLEKAVAKALERFQKLDVSKKFIHLNTDKGKSLLYFDQIQYIKTAPVDSRDKEVYLADGSILILKNINFGSLLNQLPKAEFCRVNKKEIIALTAVQFFNHNEITLTLQEGKGKPAVLVLSETYKNDFLDKVKL from the coding sequence TTGAATACAAAAATCAAATGCTTACTGCTTGACGATGAATTGCCGGGTTTGACTTACCTGAAAATGCTCTGTGAACAAATTCCGGAATTAGAAGTTATAAAAGCATTCAACGATCCTCAAAAATTATTGGACGAAGTTCCCAAACTTGATTTTGATTTGTGTATTTCAGATATCGAAATGCCGGGAATTGATGGTTTGACTTTAGCGAATCTGCTTCAAAATAAACTGATAATTTTTACCACCGCCTACAAAAATTACGCTGCCGAAGCTTTCGACATTAACGCTGTAGATTACATCACCAAACCAGTTACCAAAGAGCGTCTGGAAAAAGCCGTTGCTAAAGCATTGGAACGATTCCAAAAACTGGATGTTTCCAAAAAATTTATTCATCTGAATACTGATAAAGGTAAGTCGTTATTGTACTTCGACCAGATTCAATACATCAAAACAGCACCGGTTGACAGCAGGGATAAGGAAGTGTATTTGGCTGACGGCAGTATTTTAATTCTGAAAAACATCAATTTTGGTTCATTATTGAATCAGCTTCCTAAAGCTGAATTCTGCAGAGTGAATAAAAAAGAAATCATTGCTTTGACTGCAGTTCAGTTTTTTAATCACAATGAAATTACGCTTACACTACAGGAGGGAAAAGGAAAACCAGCTGTATTAGTTTTGAGCGAAACGTATAAAAATGATTTTTTGGATAAAGTGAAATTATAA
- a CDS encoding sensor histidine kinase, giving the protein MNNTQENNTLLYVLLVIILVFVVVLCYLVYRLIESGKAKKSVEEKFGLLEMKVNNLQLETLESKLNPHLFKNILNSIQSHAYQTYFALDKLANVLDYILYESQKKFVSPKEEIQFALNLIEINKIKVSPLFELKVKTKINEGEKLYEQNLLAPLISIDLIENAFKHADLQSADAFISILFEFKDNCFSLTVSNKISEKKALKKERSGIGAATLEQRLKIIYKNQFKLDKFVENDIYIAHLKINLLEYKNQMLTA; this is encoded by the coding sequence ATGAATAACACACAAGAAAACAACACTCTCTTATATGTATTACTGGTAATTATTCTGGTATTCGTTGTGGTGCTTTGCTATCTTGTTTATCGATTGATTGAATCTGGCAAAGCCAAAAAAAGCGTTGAAGAGAAATTTGGTCTGCTTGAAATGAAAGTCAACAATCTGCAATTGGAAACATTAGAATCCAAACTCAATCCGCATCTTTTCAAAAACATTCTCAATTCAATTCAGTCGCATGCGTACCAAACGTATTTTGCTTTGGATAAATTGGCTAATGTTTTGGATTATATTTTGTACGAAAGCCAGAAGAAATTTGTTTCCCCAAAAGAAGAAATCCAATTTGCCTTGAATCTGATTGAAATTAATAAAATTAAAGTGAGTCCGCTTTTTGAATTGAAAGTGAAAACCAAGATTAATGAAGGAGAAAAGCTGTATGAGCAAAATCTTTTGGCACCTTTAATTTCGATTGATCTGATTGAAAATGCCTTTAAGCACGCTGATTTACAAAGTGCCGATGCTTTTATTTCAATTTTGTTTGAATTCAAGGACAATTGTTTCTCTCTTACGGTTTCCAATAAAATTTCCGAGAAAAAAGCCTTAAAAAAAGAACGAAGCGGTATTGGCGCAGCAACATTGGAACAACGATTAAAAATTATATACAAAAATCAGTTCAAATTGGATAAATTTGTCGAAAACGACATTTATATTGCGCATTTAAAAATCAATCTTCTTGAATACAAAAATCAAATGCTTACTGCTTGA